One window of the Ananas comosus cultivar F153 linkage group 21, ASM154086v1, whole genome shotgun sequence genome contains the following:
- the LOC109726530 gene encoding 3-isopropylmalate dehydratase large subunit, chloroplastic-like isoform X2 codes for MASLLAASKCSFFNPKEFDIGSSFSPSISAHRCRRRAMRKVLAVMAPPAPSPRSPATTGSVKHSMTMTEKILARASERSQLEPGENVWVNVDVLMTHDVCGPGTIGIFKREFGQNAKVWDREKIVIIPDHYIFTSDERANRNVDILRDFCSEQNIKYFYDIKDLSNFKVNPDYKGVCHVALAQEGHCRPGEVLLGTDSHTCNAGAFGQFATGIGNTDAGFVMGTGKVLLKVPPTMKFILDGEMPDYLLAKDLILQIIGEITVAGATYKSMEFVGSTVESLTMEERMTLCNMVVEAGGKNGVVPADETTFKYLEDKTSVKYETVYSDDNARFISDYKFDVSKLEPLVAKPHSPDNRALARECKDVKIDRVYIGSCTGGKTEDFLAAARVFLASGKKVKVPTFLVPATQKVWMDIYSLPVPGSGGKTCSQIFEEVGCDVPASPSCGACLGGPRDTYARMNEPQVCVSTTNRNFPGRMGHKEGQIYLASPYTAAASALTGFVTDPREFLM; via the exons ATGGCTTCGCTCCTCGCGGCTTCGAAATGCTCTTTCTTTAACCCTAAG GAATTCGATATTGGCTCGTCCTTTTCCCCCTCAATTAGTGCTCACAGATGTCGCAGACGTGCAATGAGAAAGGTCCTTGCCGTCATGGCACCGCCGGCCCCATCGCCGCGTTCTCCAGCTACAACCGGTTCG GTAAAGCATTCGATGACTATGACGGAGAAGATCCTGGCTAGGGCGTCGGAGCGGTCGCAGTTGGAGCCGGGAGAGAATGTGTGGGTTAATGTGGATGTTTTGATGACTCATGATGTGTGTGGGCCGGGGACAATCGGGATATTTAAGAGAGAATTCGGGCAGAATGCGAAG GTTTGGGACCGCGAAAAGATCGTGATTATACCAGACCACTACATTTTTACCAGTGATGAGCGTGCAAACAGGAATGTGGATATCTTGAGGGACTTCTGTAGTGAGCAAAATATTAAGTACTTTTACGATATAAAGGATCTAAGTAATTTCAAG GTTAATCCGGATTATAAAGGTGTATGCCATGTTGCCCTCGCCCAAGAAGGTCACTGTAGACCTGGTGAG GTTTTGCTTGGCACTGATTCCCACACATGTAATGCTGGAGCTTTCGGCCAATTTGCCACAGGAATTGGCAATACTGATGCAGGTTTCGTGATGGGCACTGGGAAAGTTCTTCTAAAG GTACCACCTACAATGAAGTTCATACTGGATGGAGAAATGCCTGATTATTTACTTGCCAAGGATTTAATTTTGCAA ATCATTGGTGAAATTACTGTTGCCGGTGCGACATACAAATCTATGGAATTCGTTGGCTCAACTGTTGAGAGCTTAACT ATGGAAGAGAGGATGACATTGTGCAATATGGTTGTTGAAGCTGGGGGAAAGAATGGAGTAGTCCCTGCGGATGAAACTACATTTAAGTACCTTGAG GATAAGACATCTGTGAAATATGAAACTGTTTATAGCGATGACAATGCCag ATTTATCAGTGACTACAAGTTTGATGTTTCCAAGTTGGAACCACTGGTCGCGAAG CCTCATTCACCTGATAATCGTGCTCTGGCAAGAGAATGCAAAGATGTCAAAATCGACAGGGTTTACATTGGTTCTTGTACTGGTGGGAAGACCGAGGATTTTCTAGCTGCTGCGAGGGTTTTCCTAGCTTCC GGGAAAAAGGTCAAAGTTCCCACTTTTCTTGTCCCTGCAACACAAAAG GTATGGATGGACATATATAGCCTCCCCGTTCCGGGGTCTGGCGGCAAGACTTGCTCTCAAATATTCGAGGAGGTCGGCTGTGATGTTCCGGCTAGCCCTAGTTGCGGAGCTTGTTTGGGAGGTCCCCGAGACACTTATGCACGGATGAACGAACCGCAG GTTTGCGTGTCGACCACAAACAGGAACTTCCCCGGCAGGATGGGCCACAAAGAAGGGCAGATCTATTTGGCTTCGCCGTACACGGCCGCGGCTTCAGCGCTGACGGGCTTTGTCACCGACCCAAGGGAGTTCCTTATGTAG
- the LOC109726699 gene encoding 3-isopropylmalate dehydratase large subunit, chloroplastic-like isoform X1: MASLFTASKCAFFSPKEFDLGSSFSPSISAHGCRRRAMRKVLSVMAPPAPSPHSLATTGLVKHSMTMTEKILARASERSRLEPGENVWVNVDVLMTHDVCGPGTFGIFKREFGRNAKVWDREKIVVIPEHYIFTSDERANRNVDILRDYCIEQNIKYFYDIKDLSNFRVNPDYKGVCHIALAQEGHCRPGEVLLGTDSHTCNAGAFGQFATGIGNTDAGFVMGTGKVLLKVPPTMRFVLDGEMPDYLLAKDLILQIIGEITVSGATYKSMEFTGSAVESLTMEERMTLCNMVIEAGGKNGVVPPDETTFKYLEDKTSVKYEPVYSDDNARFISDYKFDVSKLEPTVAKPHSPDNRALARECKDVKIDRVYIGSCTGGKTEDFLAAARVFLASGKKVKVPTFLVPATQKVWMDIYSLPVPGSGGKTCSQIFEEAGCDVPASPSCGACLGGPRDTYARMNEPQVCVSTTNRNFPGRMGHKEGQIYLASPYTAAASALTGFVTDPRQFLM, translated from the exons ATGGCTTCTCTTTTCACGGCTTCGAAATGCGCCTTCTTTAGCCCTAAG GAATTTGATCTTGGCTCATCCTTTTCCCCTTCGATCAGCGCCCATGGATGTCGCAGGCGTGCTATGAGAAAGGTCCTTTCCGTCATGGCACCACCGGCGCCGTCCCCGCATTCTCTGGCCACCACCGGTTTG GTAAAGCATTCGATGACTATGACAGAGAAGATCTTGGCCAGGGCGTCGGAGCGGTCACGGCTGGAGCCGGGAGAGAATGTTTGGGTCAATGTGGATGTGTTGATGACTCATGATGTCTGCGGACCGGGGACGTTCGGGATATTCAAGAGAGAGTTCGGTCGGAATGCGAAG GTTTGGGACAGGGAAAAGATTGTGGTTATACCAGAGCACTACATTTTTACCAGTGATGAGCGTGCAAACCGGAATGTGGATATCTTGAGGGACTACTGTATTGAGCAAAATATTAAGTATTTCTACGATATAAAGGATCTAAGTAATTTCAGG GTTAATCCAGATTATAAAGGTGTATGCCACATTGCTCTTGCCCAAGAAGGTCATTGCAGGCCCGGCGAG GTTCTGCTCGGCACCGATTCCCACACATGTAATGCTGGGGCTTTCGGCCAATTTGCTACGGGAATCGGCAATACTGATGCAGGTTTTGTGATGGGCACTGGGAAAGTTCTTCTTAAG GTACCCCCTACAATGAGGTTTGTTCTGGATGGAGAAATGCCTGATTATTTGCTTGCCAAGGATTTAATTTTGCAA ATCATTGGTGAAATTACTGTTTCCGGTGCGACATACAAATCTATGGAATTCACTGGCTCAGCTGTTGAGAGTTTAACC ATGGAAGAGAGGATGACATTGTGCAATATGGTTATTGAAGCCGGGGGAAAAAATGGAGTAGTCCCTCCGGATGAAACTACATTTAAGTACCTTGAG GATAAGACATCTGTAAAATATGAACCTGTCTATAGCGATGATAACGCCag ATTTATTAGCGACTACAAGTTTGATGTTTCCAAGTTGGAACCTACAGTTGCAAAG CCTCATTCACCTGATAACCGTGCTCTGGCACGAGAATGCAAAGACGTCAAAATCGACAGGGTTTACATCGGTTCTTGTACTGGTGGGAAGACTGAGGATTTTCTGGCTGCTGCGAGGGTTTTCCTAGCTTCC GGGAAAAAGGTGAAAGTTCCCACTTTTCTCGTCCCTGCGACGCAAAAG GTTTGGATGGACATATATAGCCTCCCCGTGCCAGGGTCCGGCGGCAAGACTTGCTCTCAGATATTCGAGGAGGCCGGCTGTGATGTTCCAGCTAGCCCTAGTTGCGGAGCCTGTTTGGGCGGTCCCCGAGACACTTACGCACGTATGAACGAACCTCAG GTTTGCGTGTCGACCACGAACAGGAACTTCCCTGGCAGGATGGGCCACAAAGAAGGGCAGATCTATTTGGCCTCGCCGTACACGGCAGCGGCTTCGGCGTTGACGGGCTTTGTTACCGACCCGAGGCAGTTCCTCATGTAG
- the LOC109726699 gene encoding 3-isopropylmalate dehydratase large subunit, chloroplastic-like isoform X2 gives MRKVLSVMAPPAPSPHSLATTGLVKHSMTMTEKILARASERSRLEPGENVWVNVDVLMTHDVCGPGTFGIFKREFGRNAKVWDREKIVVIPEHYIFTSDERANRNVDILRDYCIEQNIKYFYDIKDLSNFRVNPDYKGVCHIALAQEGHCRPGEVLLGTDSHTCNAGAFGQFATGIGNTDAGFVMGTGKVLLKVPPTMRFVLDGEMPDYLLAKDLILQIIGEITVSGATYKSMEFTGSAVESLTMEERMTLCNMVIEAGGKNGVVPPDETTFKYLEDKTSVKYEPVYSDDNARFISDYKFDVSKLEPTVAKPHSPDNRALARECKDVKIDRVYIGSCTGGKTEDFLAAARVFLASGKKVKVPTFLVPATQKVWMDIYSLPVPGSGGKTCSQIFEEAGCDVPASPSCGACLGGPRDTYARMNEPQVCVSTTNRNFPGRMGHKEGQIYLASPYTAAASALTGFVTDPRQFLM, from the exons ATGAGAAAGGTCCTTTCCGTCATGGCACCACCGGCGCCGTCCCCGCATTCTCTGGCCACCACCGGTTTG GTAAAGCATTCGATGACTATGACAGAGAAGATCTTGGCCAGGGCGTCGGAGCGGTCACGGCTGGAGCCGGGAGAGAATGTTTGGGTCAATGTGGATGTGTTGATGACTCATGATGTCTGCGGACCGGGGACGTTCGGGATATTCAAGAGAGAGTTCGGTCGGAATGCGAAG GTTTGGGACAGGGAAAAGATTGTGGTTATACCAGAGCACTACATTTTTACCAGTGATGAGCGTGCAAACCGGAATGTGGATATCTTGAGGGACTACTGTATTGAGCAAAATATTAAGTATTTCTACGATATAAAGGATCTAAGTAATTTCAGG GTTAATCCAGATTATAAAGGTGTATGCCACATTGCTCTTGCCCAAGAAGGTCATTGCAGGCCCGGCGAG GTTCTGCTCGGCACCGATTCCCACACATGTAATGCTGGGGCTTTCGGCCAATTTGCTACGGGAATCGGCAATACTGATGCAGGTTTTGTGATGGGCACTGGGAAAGTTCTTCTTAAG GTACCCCCTACAATGAGGTTTGTTCTGGATGGAGAAATGCCTGATTATTTGCTTGCCAAGGATTTAATTTTGCAA ATCATTGGTGAAATTACTGTTTCCGGTGCGACATACAAATCTATGGAATTCACTGGCTCAGCTGTTGAGAGTTTAACC ATGGAAGAGAGGATGACATTGTGCAATATGGTTATTGAAGCCGGGGGAAAAAATGGAGTAGTCCCTCCGGATGAAACTACATTTAAGTACCTTGAG GATAAGACATCTGTAAAATATGAACCTGTCTATAGCGATGATAACGCCag ATTTATTAGCGACTACAAGTTTGATGTTTCCAAGTTGGAACCTACAGTTGCAAAG CCTCATTCACCTGATAACCGTGCTCTGGCACGAGAATGCAAAGACGTCAAAATCGACAGGGTTTACATCGGTTCTTGTACTGGTGGGAAGACTGAGGATTTTCTGGCTGCTGCGAGGGTTTTCCTAGCTTCC GGGAAAAAGGTGAAAGTTCCCACTTTTCTCGTCCCTGCGACGCAAAAG GTTTGGATGGACATATATAGCCTCCCCGTGCCAGGGTCCGGCGGCAAGACTTGCTCTCAGATATTCGAGGAGGCCGGCTGTGATGTTCCAGCTAGCCCTAGTTGCGGAGCCTGTTTGGGCGGTCCCCGAGACACTTACGCACGTATGAACGAACCTCAG GTTTGCGTGTCGACCACGAACAGGAACTTCCCTGGCAGGATGGGCCACAAAGAAGGGCAGATCTATTTGGCCTCGCCGTACACGGCAGCGGCTTCGGCGTTGACGGGCTTTGTTACCGACCCGAGGCAGTTCCTCATGTAG
- the LOC109726530 gene encoding 3-isopropylmalate dehydratase large subunit, chloroplastic-like isoform X1 → MASLLAASKCSFFNPKKEFDIGSSFSPSISAHRCRRRAMRKVLAVMAPPAPSPRSPATTGSVKHSMTMTEKILARASERSQLEPGENVWVNVDVLMTHDVCGPGTIGIFKREFGQNAKVWDREKIVIIPDHYIFTSDERANRNVDILRDFCSEQNIKYFYDIKDLSNFKVNPDYKGVCHVALAQEGHCRPGEVLLGTDSHTCNAGAFGQFATGIGNTDAGFVMGTGKVLLKVPPTMKFILDGEMPDYLLAKDLILQIIGEITVAGATYKSMEFVGSTVESLTMEERMTLCNMVVEAGGKNGVVPADETTFKYLEDKTSVKYETVYSDDNARFISDYKFDVSKLEPLVAKPHSPDNRALARECKDVKIDRVYIGSCTGGKTEDFLAAARVFLASGKKVKVPTFLVPATQKVWMDIYSLPVPGSGGKTCSQIFEEVGCDVPASPSCGACLGGPRDTYARMNEPQVCVSTTNRNFPGRMGHKEGQIYLASPYTAAASALTGFVTDPREFLM, encoded by the exons ATGGCTTCGCTCCTCGCGGCTTCGAAATGCTCTTTCTTTAACCCTAAG AAGGAATTCGATATTGGCTCGTCCTTTTCCCCCTCAATTAGTGCTCACAGATGTCGCAGACGTGCAATGAGAAAGGTCCTTGCCGTCATGGCACCGCCGGCCCCATCGCCGCGTTCTCCAGCTACAACCGGTTCG GTAAAGCATTCGATGACTATGACGGAGAAGATCCTGGCTAGGGCGTCGGAGCGGTCGCAGTTGGAGCCGGGAGAGAATGTGTGGGTTAATGTGGATGTTTTGATGACTCATGATGTGTGTGGGCCGGGGACAATCGGGATATTTAAGAGAGAATTCGGGCAGAATGCGAAG GTTTGGGACCGCGAAAAGATCGTGATTATACCAGACCACTACATTTTTACCAGTGATGAGCGTGCAAACAGGAATGTGGATATCTTGAGGGACTTCTGTAGTGAGCAAAATATTAAGTACTTTTACGATATAAAGGATCTAAGTAATTTCAAG GTTAATCCGGATTATAAAGGTGTATGCCATGTTGCCCTCGCCCAAGAAGGTCACTGTAGACCTGGTGAG GTTTTGCTTGGCACTGATTCCCACACATGTAATGCTGGAGCTTTCGGCCAATTTGCCACAGGAATTGGCAATACTGATGCAGGTTTCGTGATGGGCACTGGGAAAGTTCTTCTAAAG GTACCACCTACAATGAAGTTCATACTGGATGGAGAAATGCCTGATTATTTACTTGCCAAGGATTTAATTTTGCAA ATCATTGGTGAAATTACTGTTGCCGGTGCGACATACAAATCTATGGAATTCGTTGGCTCAACTGTTGAGAGCTTAACT ATGGAAGAGAGGATGACATTGTGCAATATGGTTGTTGAAGCTGGGGGAAAGAATGGAGTAGTCCCTGCGGATGAAACTACATTTAAGTACCTTGAG GATAAGACATCTGTGAAATATGAAACTGTTTATAGCGATGACAATGCCag ATTTATCAGTGACTACAAGTTTGATGTTTCCAAGTTGGAACCACTGGTCGCGAAG CCTCATTCACCTGATAATCGTGCTCTGGCAAGAGAATGCAAAGATGTCAAAATCGACAGGGTTTACATTGGTTCTTGTACTGGTGGGAAGACCGAGGATTTTCTAGCTGCTGCGAGGGTTTTCCTAGCTTCC GGGAAAAAGGTCAAAGTTCCCACTTTTCTTGTCCCTGCAACACAAAAG GTATGGATGGACATATATAGCCTCCCCGTTCCGGGGTCTGGCGGCAAGACTTGCTCTCAAATATTCGAGGAGGTCGGCTGTGATGTTCCGGCTAGCCCTAGTTGCGGAGCTTGTTTGGGAGGTCCCCGAGACACTTATGCACGGATGAACGAACCGCAG GTTTGCGTGTCGACCACAAACAGGAACTTCCCCGGCAGGATGGGCCACAAAGAAGGGCAGATCTATTTGGCTTCGCCGTACACGGCCGCGGCTTCAGCGCTGACGGGCTTTGTCACCGACCCAAGGGAGTTCCTTATGTAG